Proteins from a single region of Helicoverpa armigera isolate CAAS_96S chromosome 21, ASM3070526v1, whole genome shotgun sequence:
- the LOC110374308 gene encoding octopamine receptor beta-3R, which translates to MLVALCAMTFNASAELTDTWLFGPLVCDIFNSLDVYFSSASILHLCCISVDRYYAIVRPLEYPVTMTHRTVCFMLANVWLWPAFISFVPIFMGWYTTEQHRQERLHHPDVCMFKVNMVYAIVSSSVSFWIPSLVMISMYCRIFREAIRQREALTRTSSNILLNSVHMKHTSHSAHHSHYLHPERRPSDISPNYSTFTEVGPEETEFGGEVMMAIGDICPSKEASPRKSVNVSCDTASSGYCSGGSNKRSSSGQPPPGWRPSCSSAVATRDLAKAATELNAQGASLRAAGKSWRAEHKAARTLGIIVGAFLLCWLPFFLWYVTTNLCGEPCETPSVVVGVLFWIGYFNSALNPLIYAYFNRDFRDAFKNTLMCALPCCFSCWKDTGTAQFV; encoded by the exons ATGCTCGTCGCACTATGCGCGATGACCTTCAACGCTAGCGCCGAACTGACTGACACGTGGCTTTTCGGCCCTTTAGTCTGTGATATCTTCAATTCCCTCGACGTGTACTTCTCCAGTGCGTCGATACTTCACCTTTGCTGCATATCCGTTGACCGATACTACGCTATAGTCAGGCCTTTAGAATACCCAGTCACGATGACTCATAGAACTGTCTGTTTCATGCTGGCAAACGTATGGTTGTGGCCTGCTTTTATAAGTTTTGTGCCAATATTCATGGGCTGGTACACAACCGAACAGCATCGACAAGAGAGATTGCATCATCCGGATGTTTGTATGTTCAAAGTAAACATGGTCTACGCAATAGTGTCGTCGAGTGTTTCATTCTGGATACCCAGTTTGGTCATGATTTCTATGTACTGCCGGATATTTAGAGAAGCAATAAGACAAAGAGAAGCATTAACGAGAACATCATCGAACATTCTTCTGAATTCTGTCCATATGAAGCACACGTCGCATTCCGCGCACCACTCACACTATTTGCATCCTGAGAGAAGGCCTTCTGACATCAGTCCAAACTATAGTACGTTTACAGAAGTAGGGCCTGAAGAGACTGAATTTGGTGGGGAAGTCATGATGGCTATAGGGGACATTTGTCCAAGTAAGGAGGCTAGTCCGAGGAAGTCGGTCAATGTGAGCTGTGATACAGCTAGTTCTGGATATTGTTCTGGAGGATCGAATAAGAGGTCGTCGAGTGGACAGCCACCTCCTGGCTGGAGACCGAGTTGCTCATCCGCCGTTGCCACAAGGGACCTAGCGAAAGCAGCTACGGAATTAAACGCTCAAG GTGCTTCTTTAAGAGCGGCGGGCAAGTCTTGGCGAGCCGAGCATAAGGCGGCGCGCACACTCGGCATCATAGTTGGAGCGTTTTTGTTGTGTTGGCTGCCATTTTTTCTTTg GTACGTCACAACAAACTTATGTGGAGAGCCTTGCGAAACTCCATCAGTCGTCGTCGGCGTCCTATTCTGGATAGGCTACTTCAACTCGGCACTCAATCCTCTCATCTACGCGTATTTCAACCGCGACTTTCGAGACGCGTTCAAAAACACGCTCATGTGCGCACTGCCTTGCTGCTTCAGTTGCTGGAAGGACACAGGAACGGCACAGTTCGTGTAG